In Kitasatospora sp. NBC_00240, the following are encoded in one genomic region:
- a CDS encoding ricin-type beta-trefoil lectin domain protein has translation MPTRRERRPALPAATVGAVLAALATMIGLVLPTAAQAATTTSITLDGSKPGLTFDGVGAISGGGGNSRLLIDYPEPQRSELLDYLFKPGYGASLQVLKIEIGGDTNSTDGAEASFQHTRGAVDCNQGYEWWLAEQAKARNPDIKLAALAWGAPGWIGGGNFWSQDMIDYLMSWFGCAAQHDLSIDYVGGWNERGYDKAWYENFRSALNTNGHAATKVVAADGDWGIADDMAKDPAFKAAVDIVGAHYVCGYLSSGATCNSTPAAQALGKPLWASENGSQDANTGAAAAARAINRGYIDGRMTSYINWPVIAALYPNQYFSTDGMSIAAQPWSGNYQIGRTTWATAHTTQFTKPGWHYIDSASGYLGGDRVNGSYVTLKSTNNTDYSTVIETMDATAAQSATFTVSGGLSTGKVHLWATNLKSSNTADHFVQAPDVTPVNGTYTLTLQPGYLYTVTTTTGQGKGNTTPPAASALALPYSDTFETATASTSPKYFADMNGAFAKTACGGGRTGTCLRQMAPTQPINWTHENYHAPYTFMGDGSWSNYTVGTDALFEQAGTVEVLGRIGQQAKNNQGLNAYHLQLSNTGAWSIQRSDTVPRAPEGTQWAWTSLASGTVTAPGTNTWHSLALKMEGSTLTAAIDGTTVGTATDTTYTSGRAGLGVTGYQTEQFDKFALTAGTASSHTGPITSGVAGKCVDDDKSSTVNGTKIQIWDCNGTNAQKWTFTNGTLQVNGKCLDVTGRGTANGTLVDLWDCNGGANQQWTPQPDGTLKGTQSGRCLDDPRGTATNGTQLDIWDCNGGFNQKWTLP, from the coding sequence ATGCCCACCCGCCGAGAGCGCCGTCCCGCTCTCCCAGCAGCGACTGTCGGTGCGGTACTCGCCGCACTCGCCACGATGATCGGTCTGGTCCTGCCGACCGCCGCGCAGGCGGCCACCACGACGTCGATCACGCTAGACGGCAGCAAGCCGGGGCTGACCTTCGACGGCGTCGGGGCGATTTCCGGCGGCGGTGGCAACTCCCGCCTGCTGATCGACTACCCCGAGCCGCAGCGCAGTGAGCTGCTCGACTACCTGTTCAAGCCCGGCTACGGTGCGTCGCTCCAGGTCCTGAAGATCGAGATCGGTGGTGACACCAACTCGACCGACGGCGCCGAGGCCAGCTTCCAGCACACCCGTGGGGCCGTGGACTGCAACCAGGGCTACGAGTGGTGGCTCGCCGAGCAGGCCAAGGCACGCAACCCCGACATCAAGCTCGCCGCCCTCGCCTGGGGCGCGCCGGGCTGGATCGGCGGCGGGAACTTCTGGTCCCAGGACATGATCGACTACCTGATGTCCTGGTTCGGCTGCGCCGCGCAGCACGACCTGTCGATCGACTACGTCGGCGGCTGGAACGAGCGCGGCTACGACAAGGCCTGGTACGAGAACTTCCGGTCCGCGCTGAACACGAACGGCCACGCCGCCACCAAGGTGGTCGCGGCCGACGGCGACTGGGGCATCGCCGACGACATGGCGAAGGATCCCGCGTTCAAGGCGGCGGTCGACATCGTCGGGGCCCACTACGTCTGCGGGTACCTCAGCAGCGGCGCCACGTGCAACAGCACCCCCGCCGCGCAGGCCCTCGGCAAGCCGCTGTGGGCCAGCGAGAACGGCTCCCAGGACGCCAACACCGGAGCGGCCGCGGCCGCCCGCGCGATCAACCGCGGTTACATCGACGGCAGGATGACCTCCTACATCAACTGGCCGGTCATTGCCGCCCTGTACCCGAACCAGTACTTCTCCACCGACGGCATGTCCATCGCCGCCCAGCCCTGGTCGGGGAACTACCAGATCGGCAGGACCACCTGGGCCACCGCACACACCACCCAGTTCACCAAGCCCGGCTGGCACTACATCGACTCGGCGAGCGGCTACCTCGGCGGCGACCGGGTGAACGGCAGCTACGTCACGCTGAAGTCGACCAACAACACCGACTACAGCACCGTCATCGAGACGATGGACGCCACCGCCGCGCAGAGCGCGACGTTCACCGTCAGCGGCGGCCTGTCCACCGGCAAGGTGCACCTCTGGGCGACGAACCTGAAGTCCTCGAACACCGCCGACCACTTCGTCCAGGCCCCCGACGTCACCCCGGTCAACGGCACCTACACGCTGACCCTGCAGCCCGGCTACCTCTACACGGTCACGACGACCACCGGCCAGGGCAAGGGCAACACGACTCCCCCGGCGGCGTCCGCGCTCGCGCTGCCGTACTCCGACACCTTCGAGACCGCGACCGCCAGCACCTCGCCCAAGTACTTCGCCGACATGAACGGCGCCTTCGCGAAGACCGCCTGCGGCGGCGGGCGCACGGGCACCTGCCTGCGCCAGATGGCGCCCACCCAGCCGATCAACTGGACCCACGAGAACTACCACGCGCCCTACACCTTCATGGGCGACGGCAGCTGGAGCAACTACACGGTCGGCACGGACGCCCTGTTCGAACAGGCCGGAACGGTCGAGGTACTGGGCCGCATCGGCCAGCAGGCCAAGAACAACCAGGGCCTGAACGCCTACCACCTGCAGCTTTCGAACACCGGTGCGTGGTCCATCCAGCGCAGCGACACCGTCCCCAGGGCACCGGAGGGCACCCAGTGGGCCTGGACGTCCCTGGCCTCCGGGACGGTGACGGCACCGGGGACCAACACCTGGCACAGCCTCGCCCTGAAGATGGAGGGCTCCACGCTCACCGCGGCCATCGACGGTACGACCGTGGGCACCGCCACCGACACCACCTACACCAGCGGCCGGGCCGGCCTCGGCGTCACCGGCTACCAGACCGAGCAGTTCGACAAGTTCGCGCTCACCGCCGGCACGGCGTCCTCCCACACCGGCCCGATCACCTCGGGCGTGGCCGGCAAGTGCGTCGACGACGACAAGAGCTCGACCGTGAACGGCACCAAGATCCAGATCTGGGACTGCAACGGAACCAACGCCCAGAAGTGGACCTTCACCAACGGCACCCTGCAGGTCAACGGCAAGTGCCTGGACGTCACCGGCCGCGGCACCGCGAACGGGACCCTCGTCGACCTGTGGGACTGCAACGGCGGCGCCAACCAGCAGTGGACCCCGCAGCCCGACGGCACCCTGAAGGGCACGCAGTCCGGACGCTGCCTCGACGATCCCCGTGGCACCGCCACCAACGGGACCCAGCTGGACATCTGGGACTGCAACGGCGGGTTCAACCAGAAGTGGACCCTGCCGTAG
- a CDS encoding ATP-binding protein, with protein sequence MTSTAVLPRPTATCPSRSDLTLSTHHLAGIRTLRCRLTEALESCGCTEDLIDSAALLATELLSNALRHTTAADTPRGARLDMNWDGHDLTIAVSDPDPLPPTPRTADPDDEGGRGTELLDALATLWGARPTTTGKTVWCVLT encoded by the coding sequence ATGACCAGCACAGCCGTACTGCCCCGGCCCACCGCGACCTGCCCCTCCCGGTCGGACCTGACCCTCAGCACCCACCACCTCGCCGGCATCCGCACCCTGCGCTGCCGCCTCACCGAGGCACTGGAGTCCTGCGGCTGCACCGAGGACCTGATCGACTCGGCGGCGCTGCTGGCCACCGAACTGCTCAGCAACGCCCTGCGGCACACCACCGCCGCGGACACCCCCCGCGGCGCCCGCCTGGACATGAACTGGGACGGCCACGACCTGACCATCGCCGTCAGCGACCCCGACCCCCTGCCCCCGACCCCCAGGACCGCCGACCCCGACGACGAAGGCGGACGCGGCACCGAACTCCTGGACGCACTCGCCACCCTCTGGGGAGCCCGCCCCACCACCACCGGCAAGACCGTCTGGTGCGTTCTCACCTGA
- a CDS encoding SMP-30/gluconolactonase/LRE family protein produces MSFSNQSYADVWADSDHELGEGARWIDGRLVYVDILAGRLLEVPDLPGPRTPREIARVDVPLGAVAPVSGRPGHWIAAAGTGIALLGPDGSLDWLARPEDRSPVRTRMNDGVCDPHGRFWAGSMAYDGTPGAGSLYRTDPDGSVHRVLDGLTIVNGPAFDPSGDVLYVADSAAGVIHRCTLDPDGNPDGREEFARVGAGGAPDGMTVDTDGCLWVAIWGHGAVHRYHPGGALLGTVRLPTPQPTSVCLTPSGGSLFVTTARYGLSQPGGQDGSVLRVPAQAAAPAARAYRQE; encoded by the coding sequence ATGTCCTTCTCCAACCAGTCGTACGCCGATGTCTGGGCCGACAGCGACCACGAACTCGGCGAAGGCGCCCGCTGGATCGACGGGCGGCTCGTGTACGTCGACATCCTCGCCGGCCGCCTCCTCGAAGTCCCCGATCTGCCCGGCCCGCGAACCCCACGTGAGATCGCCCGCGTCGACGTTCCCCTGGGCGCGGTGGCTCCGGTCAGCGGACGCCCGGGACACTGGATCGCCGCGGCCGGCACCGGTATCGCCCTGCTCGGCCCGGACGGAAGCCTGGACTGGCTCGCCCGCCCCGAGGACCGGTCGCCGGTCCGGACCAGGATGAACGACGGTGTCTGCGACCCGCACGGTCGCTTCTGGGCCGGCAGCATGGCCTACGACGGCACCCCGGGCGCCGGATCCCTCTACCGGACCGACCCCGACGGCTCCGTCCACCGGGTCCTCGACGGCCTGACCATCGTCAACGGCCCGGCCTTCGACCCCAGCGGTGACGTCCTCTACGTCGCCGACAGTGCGGCGGGCGTGATCCACCGATGCACCCTCGACCCCGACGGCAACCCGGACGGTCGCGAGGAGTTCGCCCGCGTGGGCGCCGGTGGTGCTCCGGACGGAATGACCGTGGACACCGACGGCTGCCTGTGGGTGGCGATCTGGGGACACGGAGCCGTCCACCGCTACCATCCCGGCGGTGCCCTGCTGGGTACCGTGCGCCTGCCCACTCCCCAGCCCACCTCCGTCTGCCTGACCCCGTCCGGCGGGAGCCTCTTCGTCACCACCGCCCGGTACGGCCTCAGCCAGCCCGGCGGGCAGGACGGGTCCGTGCTCCGGGTGCCCGCCCAGGCCGCGGCTCCGGCCGCCCGCGCCTACCGGCAGGAATAG
- a CDS encoding sugar kinase has product MTSTTGPAVVTVGETMAALRATGPVRLGAPMELSVAGAEANVAIGLARLGHRVGWVGNVGDDEFGALVLRTLRAEQVDVGHARVDADGRPTGLLAREDRIADLVSVAYYRAGSAGSALRAEDVLPALDPAVRILHLTGITPALSATAADAVRAAATRAGELGITVCLDVNYRARLWSPAEARRVLLPLARTADVLVASADELHLVSDDPDLPEREAVAALLAQGRREVVLTRGGDGASVGSADGTVSTPARRVPVVDVVGAGDAFVAGYLSGLLDGLDIEGRLHRATATGAFAVTSRGDWEGLPTRRELALLDAPAGTTLR; this is encoded by the coding sequence ATGACAAGCACGACAGGACCTGCGGTCGTCACGGTCGGCGAGACCATGGCCGCCCTGCGCGCCACCGGCCCGGTCCGGCTCGGCGCACCGATGGAGCTCTCCGTCGCCGGCGCCGAGGCCAACGTCGCGATCGGCCTGGCCAGACTCGGCCACCGGGTGGGTTGGGTCGGCAACGTCGGCGACGACGAGTTCGGCGCCCTCGTCCTGCGCACGCTCCGGGCGGAGCAGGTCGACGTCGGCCACGCGCGGGTCGACGCGGACGGCCGGCCGACCGGGCTGCTGGCCCGGGAGGACCGGATCGCCGATCTGGTGAGCGTCGCCTACTACCGCGCGGGATCGGCCGGATCCGCCCTGCGGGCCGAGGACGTCCTGCCGGCGCTGGACCCCGCCGTCCGGATTCTCCACCTGACCGGTATCACGCCCGCCCTGAGCGCCACCGCCGCCGACGCCGTCCGCGCGGCCGCCACCCGGGCCGGCGAACTCGGCATCACCGTCTGCCTCGACGTCAACTACCGGGCCCGCCTGTGGTCGCCGGCCGAGGCGAGGAGGGTCCTGCTGCCGCTGGCCCGGACGGCCGACGTGCTGGTCGCCTCCGCCGACGAACTGCACCTGGTGTCCGACGACCCGGACCTGCCCGAGCGGGAGGCTGTCGCCGCGCTGCTCGCCCAGGGGCGCCGCGAGGTGGTGCTCACCCGCGGCGGCGACGGCGCGAGCGTCGGCAGCGCCGACGGCACCGTCAGCACGCCGGCACGCAGGGTACCCGTGGTCGATGTGGTCGGCGCCGGCGACGCGTTCGTCGCCGGCTACCTCTCCGGCCTGCTCGACGGACTCGACATCGAAGGCCGCCTCCACCGGGCCACCGCCACCGGCGCCTTCGCCGTCACCAGCCGGGGGGACTGGGAAGGCCTGCCCACCCGCCGCGAGCTGGCCCTCCTCGACGCGCCCGCCGGCACCACCCTGCGCTAG
- a CDS encoding bifunctional 4-hydroxy-2-oxoglutarate aldolase/2-dehydro-3-deoxy-phosphogluconate aldolase, with translation MNLTELPHRTLAIVRGTDREAALRTVLTLAEEGITASEVSLTTPGALWVIEQARRELGSLATLGAGTVLTAVDAARAADAGANFLVTPGLGEDLRSGPLPGIPVLVGALTPSEVIAATEYGALAVKLFPASLGGPAYLKALRDPFPAVPFVPVGGVDTESALRYLAAGAVAVGVGSPLVGDAADGGSLNALRERVAHWRTALTEEIAG, from the coding sequence ATGAACCTGACCGAACTGCCGCACCGGACGCTGGCCATCGTGCGCGGCACCGACCGTGAAGCGGCGCTGCGCACCGTCCTCACCCTCGCGGAGGAGGGCATCACCGCATCGGAGGTGTCCCTGACCACCCCCGGCGCCCTCTGGGTGATCGAACAGGCCCGCCGTGAACTCGGCTCCCTCGCCACCCTCGGCGCCGGGACGGTCCTGACCGCCGTGGACGCCGCCCGCGCGGCCGACGCGGGTGCGAACTTCCTCGTCACTCCCGGTCTCGGCGAAGACCTGCGCAGCGGTCCGTTGCCCGGGATCCCGGTACTGGTCGGAGCGCTGACACCCAGCGAGGTGATCGCCGCGACCGAGTACGGAGCCCTCGCCGTCAAGCTCTTCCCCGCCTCCCTGGGCGGCCCGGCCTACCTGAAAGCACTGCGGGACCCCTTCCCCGCCGTGCCGTTCGTGCCCGTCGGTGGTGTCGACACCGAGTCCGCGCTCCGCTACCTCGCCGCCGGCGCGGTGGCCGTGGGCGTCGGCTCGCCCCTGGTCGGCGACGCCGCCGACGGTGGCAGCCTGAACGCACTGCGCGAGCGTGTCGCCCACTGGCGCACCGCCCTGACCGAGGAGATCGCGGGATGA
- the dgoD gene encoding galactonate dehydratase: protein MKITSLETFLVGPRWLFLRVATDEGITGWGEPVVEGRAETVQAAVRELADYLVGEDPLRIEHHWQILTKGGFYRGGPVLSSAVAGIDQALWDIAGKVHGVPVHQLLGGHVRDRVRVYAWIGGDSPSEVAELAQAQIDAGFTAVKMNGSAQMGPIDTPAQTRAVVDRVAAVREVLGDERDVAVDFHGRMSTAMSRRLLPLLEPLHPMFVEEPVLPEHSRDLRRLVDSTSIPLAVGERLYSRSDFRDVLATGIAVAQPDPSHAGGISEVRRIAALAEVHDVAMAPHCPLGPIALAANLQLAFAIPNFLIQEQSLGIHYNQGNDLLDYLVDPEPFRFTDGHAARPTGPGLGIEIDEEAVRRAAETGHRWRNPVWFHQDGSFAEW from the coding sequence ATGAAGATCACATCGCTGGAGACATTTCTTGTCGGCCCGCGCTGGCTGTTCCTGCGCGTCGCCACCGACGAGGGGATCACCGGCTGGGGCGAGCCCGTCGTCGAGGGCCGCGCCGAGACGGTGCAGGCCGCGGTCCGTGAACTCGCCGACTATCTGGTCGGTGAAGATCCGCTCCGCATCGAGCACCACTGGCAGATCCTGACCAAGGGCGGCTTTTACCGGGGCGGCCCGGTGCTCTCCAGCGCGGTCGCAGGCATCGACCAGGCGCTGTGGGACATCGCGGGCAAGGTGCACGGCGTTCCCGTCCACCAGTTGCTGGGCGGCCACGTCCGTGATCGCGTGCGGGTGTACGCGTGGATCGGTGGCGACAGCCCCTCCGAGGTCGCCGAACTCGCCCAGGCCCAGATCGACGCCGGCTTCACCGCCGTCAAGATGAACGGGTCGGCACAGATGGGCCCCATCGACACCCCGGCCCAGACCCGGGCCGTCGTCGACCGGGTCGCCGCGGTCCGCGAGGTGCTCGGCGACGAACGCGACGTGGCCGTCGACTTCCACGGCCGGATGTCCACCGCCATGTCCAGGCGGCTGCTGCCCCTGCTGGAGCCGTTGCACCCGATGTTCGTCGAGGAGCCGGTACTCCCGGAGCACTCCCGCGACCTGCGCCGCCTCGTCGACTCGACCTCCATCCCGCTGGCCGTGGGCGAACGGCTCTACTCCCGCTCGGACTTCCGCGACGTGCTCGCGACCGGCATCGCCGTCGCCCAGCCCGACCCCTCGCACGCCGGCGGCATCTCCGAGGTCCGGCGCATCGCCGCACTCGCCGAGGTCCACGATGTCGCGATGGCGCCACACTGCCCCCTCGGCCCGATCGCCCTTGCCGCCAACCTCCAACTTGCCTTCGCGATACCGAACTTCCTCATCCAGGAACAGAGCCTCGGGATCCACTACAACCAGGGGAACGACCTCCTGGACTACTTGGTCGACCCCGAGCCCTTCCGCTTCACCGACGGTCACGCCGCCCGGCCCACCGGCCCGGGCCTCGGCATCGAGATCGACGAGGAGGCGGTGCGCCGCGCCGCCGAGACCGGCCACCGCTGGCGCAATCCCGTCTGGTTCCACCAGGACGGGTCGTTCGCGGAATGGTGA
- a CDS encoding FadR/GntR family transcriptional regulator, with protein MNQPARGLHGQAVEIIGERIIRGTYAPGASIYPDQIEQELGVSKTVVREALRVLASKGLIGSRQKRGTFVRPRSDWNLLDSDLLRWQGLGIPDATFLDNLGEVRSIVEPAGARLAAERRDEADLAALEDALERMAAAGSDAHAAVEADLAFHRVLLAAAHNELLTRMEVVIEAGLRVRDHIVHGSDHSADAVPAHRAVLDAVRAREPEAAARAVHDLLAQATADLHHLIDDAARRETQ; from the coding sequence ATGAACCAGCCGGCACGAGGACTGCACGGACAGGCCGTCGAGATCATCGGTGAACGGATCATCCGCGGTACCTACGCCCCGGGCGCCTCGATCTACCCCGACCAGATCGAGCAGGAACTCGGTGTCAGCAAGACTGTCGTGCGCGAGGCGCTGCGAGTACTGGCGTCCAAGGGGCTGATCGGATCCCGCCAGAAGCGCGGCACCTTCGTCAGGCCGCGCTCCGACTGGAACCTGCTGGACAGTGATCTGCTGCGCTGGCAGGGTCTCGGCATCCCCGACGCGACCTTCCTCGACAACCTCGGCGAGGTCCGATCCATCGTCGAGCCGGCCGGTGCCCGGCTGGCCGCCGAGCGCCGTGACGAGGCCGACCTCGCCGCGCTGGAGGACGCACTGGAGCGGATGGCCGCCGCGGGCAGCGACGCCCATGCCGCGGTCGAGGCCGACCTCGCATTCCACCGCGTACTGCTGGCCGCCGCCCACAACGAACTCCTCACCCGGATGGAGGTGGTGATCGAGGCCGGCCTGCGGGTGCGGGACCACATCGTGCACGGCTCGGACCACAGTGCCGACGCCGTCCCCGCCCACCGGGCCGTGCTCGACGCGGTCCGGGCACGGGAGCCGGAGGCGGCCGCCCGCGCCGTCCACGACCTGCTCGCCCAGGCCACCGCCGACCTCCACCACCTGATAGACGATGCCGCTCGGAGAGAGACCCAATGA
- a CDS encoding SDR family NAD(P)-dependent oxidoreductase, which translates to MTEKTCRRFPGRVALITGAASGIGAATAQRLAAEGASVVAVDIADTAGQAVVETIRRGGGQAEYRHGDVTSAAMWDELAAHVHNRYGRLDVLHSNAYAVVVKPAHELTEAEWDLQLAVTLKASWLGVRALAGALRDSEGSVVLTSSVHALVGLPGHPAYAAAKGALCAMGRQLAVEYGPQVRVNTVVPGPIMTAAWDRVDEAGRAGSVAETVAKRFGRPEEVAAAVAFLASSDASYVTGVNLVVDGGWSVVKASS; encoded by the coding sequence GTGACTGAGAAGACCTGTCGAAGATTCCCGGGCCGTGTCGCCCTGATCACCGGTGCCGCCAGCGGCATCGGTGCCGCGACCGCGCAGCGGCTGGCCGCCGAAGGCGCCTCCGTCGTCGCCGTCGACATCGCCGACACGGCCGGTCAGGCCGTCGTCGAGACGATCCGGAGAGGAGGTGGCCAGGCCGAGTACCGGCACGGCGACGTGACCTCCGCCGCGATGTGGGACGAGCTGGCCGCGCATGTGCACAACCGGTACGGGCGGCTGGACGTACTGCACAGCAACGCCTACGCCGTGGTGGTCAAGCCCGCCCACGAGCTGACCGAGGCCGAGTGGGACCTCCAGCTCGCCGTGACGCTCAAGGCGTCCTGGTTGGGGGTCCGGGCCCTCGCCGGTGCCCTGCGGGACAGCGAGGGTTCGGTGGTGCTCACCTCGTCCGTCCACGCACTGGTCGGCCTGCCGGGACATCCCGCGTACGCCGCCGCCAAGGGCGCGCTCTGCGCGATGGGGCGCCAGCTCGCCGTCGAGTACGGCCCGCAGGTGCGGGTCAACACCGTCGTGCCCGGGCCGATCATGACCGCGGCGTGGGACCGGGTGGACGAGGCGGGGCGGGCCGGCAGCGTCGCCGAGACCGTCGCCAAGCGCTTCGGGCGGCCCGAGGAGGTCGCGGCCGCCGTGGCGTTCCTCGCCTCCTCGGACGCTTCCTACGTCACCGGCGTGAACCTGGTGGTCGACGGTGGCTGGTCCGTGGTCAAAGCTTCCTCGTGA
- a CDS encoding substrate-binding domain-containing protein, which translates to MITVRSRGIAAVLGAAVVLGLSACSTGQTSGGAGDASVAPVSGKISLTYLQKQGDQQYFIDEANGAKAKAAELGVDLKVVNLGNDANKTVSEVQSAIAQKSNGLIIVVPDPAVGPQVVQTAKDAKVALLTSDDQICTTGPDPAGCDKANLVPRIGFSGQQMGAEVGKRAAAEYQKAGWSVADTRVISAWKQDVTVCGDRVQAAKDAFNTAIPGVQNIDVATDNTPTGAQDKIAATITANHGVKHWVLWGCNDENVQGGVTALQNAGVSPNDIAGVGLGAYLACKDWGTDKPSGMKASLFISGKEVGALAVQTIFDQLKNGKPLPQEAFASTTMVDPSNWQSAGLKCS; encoded by the coding sequence ATGATCACCGTACGCAGCCGCGGTATCGCCGCTGTCCTCGGCGCAGCCGTCGTTCTCGGTCTGAGCGCGTGTTCGACCGGTCAGACCTCCGGCGGCGCCGGCGATGCCTCGGTCGCCCCGGTCAGCGGGAAGATCTCCCTGACCTACCTGCAGAAGCAGGGCGACCAGCAGTACTTCATCGACGAGGCCAACGGCGCCAAGGCCAAGGCCGCCGAGCTGGGCGTCGACCTCAAGGTCGTCAACCTCGGCAACGACGCCAACAAGACCGTCAGCGAGGTCCAGTCCGCGATCGCGCAGAAGAGCAACGGCCTGATCATCGTCGTGCCGGACCCGGCCGTCGGCCCGCAGGTCGTACAGACCGCCAAGGACGCCAAGGTCGCACTGCTCACCTCCGACGACCAGATCTGCACCACCGGTCCCGACCCGGCCGGATGCGACAAGGCCAACCTCGTCCCGCGGATCGGCTTCTCCGGCCAGCAGATGGGCGCCGAAGTCGGCAAGCGCGCCGCCGCGGAGTACCAGAAGGCCGGCTGGAGCGTCGCCGACACCCGGGTCATCTCCGCCTGGAAGCAGGACGTCACCGTCTGCGGCGACCGTGTGCAGGCCGCCAAGGACGCCTTCAACACAGCCATCCCCGGTGTCCAGAACATCGACGTGGCCACCGACAACACCCCCACCGGCGCCCAGGACAAGATCGCCGCGACCATCACCGCCAACCACGGCGTCAAGCACTGGGTCCTCTGGGGCTGCAACGACGAGAACGTCCAGGGCGGCGTCACCGCCCTGCAGAACGCGGGCGTCAGCCCGAACGACATCGCCGGCGTGGGCCTCGGAGCCTACCTCGCCTGCAAGGACTGGGGCACCGACAAGCCCTCCGGCATGAAGGCCTCCCTGTTCATCAGCGGCAAGGAGGTCGGCGCACTCGCCGTACAGACGATCTTCGACCAGCTCAAGAACGGCAAGCCCCTCCCCCAGGAGGCGTTCGCCTCCACCACCATGGTGGATCCCTCGAACTGGCAGTCCGCCGGCCTGAAGTGCAGCTGA
- a CDS encoding sugar ABC transporter ATP-binding protein codes for MSIPSTRAHAFGAGLAAEGLTKRFGPVQALRDVTLHFPPGQVTALMGENGAGKSTLLRILTGDHQPTDGRVRLDGGVLNLDSPTDARRAGIRIIPQEPEIIPHVSVAENVYAGSLPRRAGRRLDRAELHRRITTDLRRLGFDKVLDPDLLGSQLTAAQRQLVEILRALTGDTPPRAIAFDEPTSSLSDHEVDALFALIRRLRDEGIAVIYVSHRMKEIFQLADRIAVLRDGALAGTVDARTTSEGELVRLMVGRDLSALFARQHVAGDRVVLEVDNLTTEDVHNVSLQVKAGEVVALAGLIGAGRSQLALALAGDTPIRSGTVHVDGKRLRLRGPRDAIRAGIGLAPEERKAQALFLHRTIRDNTSLVSLGRLRRWRFVSRLQEKALAQEYADRLRVRAPSIEAEVRTLSGGNQQKVVLARWLARRPALLILDEPTRGVDIGAKAEIYQIIADLARKGTAILVISSELPEVLGLADRVIVMQNGRITGHLDHTQATEEAILSLAMADDLAPTLPHETTTAPRTGTHPAPGGTR; via the coding sequence ATGAGCATCCCCAGCACGCGGGCACACGCGTTCGGGGCCGGGCTGGCAGCCGAAGGGCTCACCAAGCGGTTCGGCCCCGTCCAGGCTCTGCGCGACGTCACCCTGCACTTCCCGCCCGGGCAGGTCACCGCCCTGATGGGCGAGAACGGCGCCGGAAAATCCACCCTCCTGCGGATCCTCACCGGCGACCACCAGCCCACCGACGGCCGGGTCCGCCTGGACGGCGGGGTCCTGAACCTCGACTCGCCGACCGACGCGCGGCGCGCCGGGATCCGGATCATCCCGCAGGAACCGGAGATCATCCCGCACGTCTCGGTCGCCGAGAACGTCTACGCCGGGTCGCTGCCCCGACGCGCGGGCCGCCGCCTCGACCGGGCCGAGCTCCACCGCCGGATCACCACTGACCTGAGACGCCTGGGCTTCGACAAGGTCCTCGACCCCGACCTGCTCGGCTCCCAGCTCACCGCCGCACAACGGCAACTGGTGGAGATCCTGCGCGCCCTCACCGGGGACACCCCGCCCCGGGCGATCGCCTTCGACGAACCGACCTCCTCCCTGTCCGACCACGAGGTCGACGCACTGTTCGCCCTGATCCGGCGCCTGCGCGACGAGGGTATCGCCGTCATCTACGTCTCCCACCGCATGAAGGAGATCTTCCAACTCGCAGACCGGATCGCCGTCCTGCGCGACGGCGCCCTCGCCGGCACCGTGGACGCCAGGACGACCAGTGAGGGCGAACTCGTACGCCTCATGGTCGGCCGCGACCTGTCCGCGCTCTTCGCCCGCCAGCACGTCGCCGGCGACCGCGTCGTCCTGGAGGTCGACAACCTCACCACCGAGGACGTGCACAACGTCAGCCTCCAGGTGAAGGCGGGCGAGGTCGTCGCCCTGGCGGGACTGATCGGCGCGGGGCGCTCCCAACTGGCTCTGGCCCTCGCCGGTGACACCCCGATACGATCCGGAACCGTCCACGTCGACGGCAAACGGCTCCGACTGCGGGGACCACGCGACGCGATTCGCGCGGGCATCGGCCTCGCCCCCGAGGAACGCAAGGCCCAAGCGCTCTTCCTGCACCGGACGATCCGGGACAACACCTCCCTCGTCAGCCTCGGCAGACTACGCCGCTGGCGATTCGTTAGCCGCCTCCAGGAGAAGGCACTCGCCCAGGAATACGCCGACCGCCTGCGCGTACGCGCCCCCTCCATCGAGGCCGAGGTCCGCACCCTCTCCGGCGGCAACCAGCAGAAGGTCGTCCTCGCCCGCTGGCTCGCCCGCCGACCCGCCCTGCTGATCCTGGACGAACCCACCCGCGGCGTCGACATCGGCGCCAAGGCCGAGATCTACCAGATCATCGCCGACCTGGCCCGCAAAGGCACCGCCATCCTGGTCATCTCCTCCGAACTCCCCGAAGTCCTCGGCCTCGCCGACCGCGTCATCGTCATGCAGAACGGCCGCATCACCGGCCACCTCGACCACACCCAGGCCACCGAGGAAGCCATCCTCAGCCTCGCCATGGCCGACGACCTCGCACCCACCCTTCCGCACGAGACCACCACGGCACCTCGCACCGGAACCCACCCGGCCCCCGGAGGCACCCGATGA